In one Streptomyces sp. NBC_01288 genomic region, the following are encoded:
- a CDS encoding FAD-dependent monooxygenase, with protein MNRTVIVVGSGPTGLLLAGDLAAAGVPVTLLEKRPRKISNLSRAFVLHARALEQLDARALADELEAIGQPLDRLRLFGRLTVDLTTLPSRFNHLLVLPQYEVEKVLLRRAAEAGVDFRYETEMTGLSQDAAGVTVEVRGPGGVAESLRAAYVVGADGMRSAVRDAVGLPFPGHSVIRSVVLADVLLDEKPETLLTVATVGDAFAFIAPFGDGYHRVIGWNRAHDVADDEPLDLDEVREITRLALGRDFGMRDARWMSRFHSDERQAPAYRVGRVFLAGDAAHVHTPAGGQGMNTGLQDAANLGWKLAAVIDGHAAPDLLDTYQTERHPVGRSVLRSSGGIVRLAMAKRPWTLALRAALTTVLDHVAPARRKALGQLTGIGYTYPAPRGAHRLVGTRAPDVTLADNGRLYEALRGGRFVLITPEPYEDQDTRKDRLTVERWASDRRTALLVRPDGYVAWAADAADRKEIDVALAEYVG; from the coding sequence GTGAACCGCACCGTCATCGTCGTCGGCTCCGGCCCCACCGGACTGCTCCTGGCCGGTGACCTCGCCGCCGCCGGCGTCCCGGTCACCCTGCTGGAGAAGCGCCCGCGGAAGATCAGCAACCTGTCCCGCGCCTTCGTCCTGCACGCCCGCGCCCTGGAGCAACTCGACGCCCGCGCCCTCGCCGACGAACTGGAGGCCATCGGCCAACCCCTCGACCGGCTCCGCCTGTTCGGCCGCCTCACCGTCGACCTGACCACTCTCCCCTCCCGCTTCAACCACCTCCTCGTCCTCCCGCAGTACGAGGTGGAGAAGGTGCTGCTGCGGCGCGCGGCCGAGGCGGGGGTCGACTTCCGCTACGAGACCGAGATGACCGGGCTGTCGCAGGACGCGGCCGGTGTGACCGTCGAGGTACGTGGGCCGGGCGGGGTGGCCGAGTCGCTGCGTGCCGCGTACGTCGTGGGCGCCGACGGGATGCGCAGCGCGGTGCGGGACGCCGTCGGGCTGCCCTTCCCCGGTCACTCCGTCATCCGTTCCGTCGTCCTCGCGGACGTGCTGCTCGACGAGAAGCCCGAGACCCTGCTCACCGTGGCCACGGTCGGCGACGCCTTCGCCTTCATCGCGCCGTTCGGTGACGGCTACCACCGGGTCATCGGCTGGAACCGCGCGCACGACGTCGCCGACGACGAGCCCCTCGACCTCGACGAGGTCAGGGAGATCACCCGGCTCGCCCTCGGCCGTGACTTCGGGATGCGCGACGCCCGCTGGATGTCCCGCTTCCACAGCGACGAACGCCAGGCGCCCGCCTACCGGGTGGGCCGCGTCTTCCTCGCGGGCGACGCCGCGCACGTCCACACACCGGCCGGCGGCCAGGGCATGAACACCGGCCTCCAGGACGCGGCCAACCTCGGCTGGAAACTGGCCGCGGTGATCGACGGCCACGCGGCCCCGGACCTCCTCGACACCTACCAGACCGAGCGCCACCCCGTCGGCAGGTCGGTCCTCCGCAGCAGCGGCGGCATCGTCCGCCTCGCCATGGCCAAACGCCCCTGGACCCTCGCCCTGCGCGCGGCCCTCACCACGGTCCTCGACCACGTGGCCCCGGCCCGCCGCAAGGCCCTCGGCCAACTCACCGGCATCGGCTACACCTACCCGGCACCCCGAGGCGCCCACCGCCTCGTCGGCACCCGGGCCCCGGACGTGACCCTCGCCGACAACGGCCGCCTCTACGAGGCCCTGCGCGGCGGCCGGTTCGTACTGATCACCCCGGAGCCCTACGAGGACCAGGACACCCGCAAGGACCGGCTGACGGTGGAGCGCTGGGCGAGCGATCGTCGTACGGCGTTGCTGGTGCGGCCCGATGGGTATGTGGCGTGGGCCGCGGATGCCGCGGACCGGAAGGAGATCGACGTGGCGCTCGCCGAGTACGTCGGCTGA
- a CDS encoding sigma-70 family RNA polymerase sigma factor: MAEDSCPSCGKPLTARAGRTGRRSVYCSAACRQKAYRERQGGGGGVGVDGLIKEIGRQVEELVLQPPSVFYSGVTELSSSVARLRRVARTARDTAQEPTRESVTRTPVTEAPAVPQVPVDEGDFAALVESHRREIQVHCYRMTGSYDDAEDLVQETFLRAWRARDTFEGRAGARTWLYRIATNACLDFQRRTARRPKRYEPLPGMNHGGGEPPARITWLQPYPDDELPSAEEQPEAAAVSRETLELVFLAAVQHLPPRQRAVLVLRDVLGLTAVETGEALDMTVASVNSALQRARPTLRDRLPGRRADWTTDEPTEHQRTLVKRYMAAAERLDLSEVAALLSEDVTLTMPPNPFWFTGRDALVEFLSVSLDANSPMFLGHWRHLPARANGQLAAGGYVRRPGTTVYRAQVLDVLRFGADDRIVEITSFEPHLFPAFGLPLRL; this comes from the coding sequence GTGGCCGAAGACTCCTGCCCCAGTTGTGGCAAGCCGCTCACCGCACGGGCGGGCCGTACCGGCCGGCGTTCCGTGTACTGTTCCGCCGCCTGCCGACAGAAGGCCTACCGGGAACGGCAGGGCGGCGGTGGCGGGGTCGGAGTCGACGGGCTGATCAAGGAGATCGGGCGGCAGGTGGAGGAGCTGGTGCTGCAGCCGCCTTCCGTCTTCTACTCCGGCGTGACGGAACTTTCGTCGTCCGTCGCGCGGCTGAGGCGGGTGGCGCGGACGGCGCGGGACACCGCCCAGGAGCCGACCCGGGAATCCGTCACACGGACGCCCGTCACGGAAGCCCCTGCCGTCCCCCAAGTCCCCGTCGACGAAGGCGACTTCGCGGCCCTCGTCGAGTCCCACCGCCGGGAGATCCAGGTCCACTGCTACCGCATGACCGGGTCGTACGACGACGCCGAGGACCTGGTGCAGGAGACGTTCCTGCGGGCCTGGCGGGCCCGGGACACCTTCGAGGGGCGGGCCGGTGCCCGTACCTGGCTGTACCGCATCGCCACCAACGCCTGCCTGGACTTCCAGCGCCGTACGGCCCGCCGCCCCAAGCGCTACGAACCGTTGCCCGGCATGAACCACGGCGGCGGGGAGCCGCCCGCCCGCATCACGTGGCTACAGCCGTACCCCGACGACGAGTTGCCCTCCGCCGAGGAGCAGCCGGAGGCCGCCGCGGTCTCCCGCGAGACCCTCGAACTGGTCTTTCTGGCCGCCGTCCAGCATCTCCCGCCGCGCCAACGCGCGGTGTTGGTGCTGCGGGACGTCCTCGGGCTGACCGCCGTGGAGACCGGCGAGGCGCTCGACATGACCGTGGCCTCGGTCAACAGCGCGCTGCAACGGGCCCGCCCCACCCTGCGCGACCGCCTTCCCGGCCGCCGCGCGGACTGGACGACCGACGAGCCCACCGAGCACCAACGCACCCTGGTCAAGCGGTACATGGCCGCCGCCGAGCGCCTCGACCTGTCCGAGGTCGCCGCGCTGCTCAGCGAGGACGTCACGCTCACCATGCCGCCGAACCCGTTCTGGTTCACCGGCCGCGATGCGCTCGTGGAGTTCTTGAGTGTCAGTCTCGACGCCAACTCGCCCATGTTCCTGGGGCATTGGCGTCACCTTCCCGCCCGCGCCAACGGGCAGCTCGCGGCCGGGGGTTACGTCCGTCGCCCCGGTACGACCGTCTACCGCGCCCAGGTCCTCGACGTGCTCCGCTTCGGCGCCGACGACCGGATCGTGGAGATCACGTCCTTCGAACCGCACCTGTTCCCGGCCTTCGGACTGCCGCTGAGGCTGTGA
- a CDS encoding MarR family winged helix-turn-helix transcriptional regulator, with protein sequence MNDKDPVDAIVEQWAAVRPDLDTAAMEVFGRIFRLARAMGDRMEKAYVPHGISRGEFDVLATLRRADEPYTLSPRELSATLMLTTGGMTGRLDKLERAGLLRRSPDPHDRRGLQVTLTDKGLALIDEAVGSGLATQTAALSGLAPDQAAQLADLLRKLLTSTER encoded by the coding sequence ATGAACGACAAGGACCCCGTCGACGCGATCGTCGAGCAGTGGGCGGCCGTGCGGCCCGACCTCGACACCGCCGCGATGGAGGTCTTCGGGCGGATCTTCCGGCTGGCCCGGGCCATGGGCGACCGCATGGAGAAGGCGTACGTCCCGCACGGCATCTCGCGCGGCGAGTTCGACGTCCTCGCGACCCTGCGCCGCGCCGACGAGCCCTACACGCTCTCGCCGCGCGAGCTCTCCGCGACCCTGATGCTCACCACCGGCGGCATGACCGGCCGCCTCGACAAACTGGAACGCGCCGGCCTCCTCCGCCGCTCCCCCGACCCGCACGACCGCCGCGGCCTCCAAGTCACCCTGACAGACAAGGGGTTGGCCCTGATCGACGAGGCGGTCGGCTCAGGCCTCGCCACCCAGACAGCGGCCCTCTCCGGCCTCGCCCCCGACCAGGCCGCCCAACTGGCCGATCTGCTCCGGAAGTTGCTGACCTCGACGGAGCGGTAG
- a CDS encoding M14 family zinc carboxypeptidase has product MAKGRTGARTPLVPGAPYPGVDELERQARALVARAPGVLRLRVVGESRAGRPLWLLSAGHGDRQFLTVAGAHANEPVGGASALRLARLFARRPHYLQLLGCTWHFLLCLDPDGAHLAQGWQPEEPEPSLEECHHTFYRPEFAGQPESMPARGEGREPLPESSALVRLLDELRPAAQFTLHGIEFGGGFVMLTEDVPGVADAFRHTAARLRIPLVHHPLDGLDWRPEPPGVLVLPSDRGTGERDQSGFVAESTWLHPRRYGTLTALVEAPAWAVAATGDPRPAADPAGETARVSELLLDRTRQLTAVLGGRALDRVPEELRPLRDAGLELVDVSPSIADTWAAEELPAHEGHFATLGVSARRVPLRAAAMLRRALARTDPDACETLGNLVHEWCRELRKSYDPRWVPVAVQTGLHLRTMLDTARLLCAEGGRTEGGYTEGG; this is encoded by the coding sequence GTGGCGAAGGGGAGAACCGGCGCGCGGACACCGCTCGTCCCGGGCGCGCCGTATCCCGGCGTCGACGAACTGGAGCGGCAGGCCCGCGCGTTGGTCGCCCGGGCGCCCGGGGTGCTGCGCCTGCGCGTCGTGGGGGAGAGCCGGGCCGGGCGTCCGTTGTGGCTGCTGTCGGCCGGGCACGGGGACCGGCAGTTCCTGACCGTCGCGGGCGCGCACGCCAACGAACCCGTGGGCGGGGCCTCCGCGCTCCGCCTGGCACGGCTCTTCGCGCGCCGACCGCACTACCTCCAACTGCTCGGCTGCACCTGGCACTTCCTGCTCTGCCTCGACCCGGACGGAGCGCACCTCGCGCAGGGCTGGCAGCCGGAGGAACCGGAGCCGTCCCTGGAGGAGTGCCACCACACCTTCTACCGACCCGAGTTCGCCGGCCAGCCCGAGTCGATGCCGGCCCGGGGCGAGGGGCGAGAGCCGCTGCCCGAGTCCTCGGCGCTGGTGCGGCTGCTCGACGAACTGCGGCCCGCCGCCCAATTCACCCTGCACGGCATCGAGTTCGGCGGCGGCTTCGTCATGCTGACCGAGGATGTCCCGGGCGTCGCCGACGCCTTCCGGCACACCGCGGCCCGGCTGCGGATCCCCCTCGTCCATCACCCCCTCGACGGCCTCGACTGGCGCCCGGAACCGCCCGGCGTCCTGGTGCTGCCGTCGGACCGGGGCACGGGCGAACGCGACCAGAGCGGCTTCGTCGCAGAGAGCACCTGGCTCCATCCCCGGCGCTACGGCACCCTCACCGCCCTCGTCGAGGCGCCCGCCTGGGCCGTCGCCGCGACGGGCGACCCGAGGCCGGCCGCCGACCCGGCGGGGGAGACCGCGCGGGTGAGCGAGCTGCTCCTCGACCGGACCCGGCAGCTCACCGCCGTACTCGGCGGGCGGGCGCTGGACCGTGTCCCCGAGGAGCTGAGGCCGCTGCGGGACGCGGGGCTGGAACTCGTCGACGTCTCGCCGTCCATCGCCGACACCTGGGCCGCCGAGGAACTCCCCGCGCACGAGGGCCACTTCGCGACCCTGGGCGTCTCCGCCCGCCGGGTCCCGCTGCGCGCGGCGGCCATGCTGCGCCGCGCCCTCGCCCGCACCGACCCCGACGCCTGCGAGACCCTCGGGAACCTGGTGCACGAGTGGTGCCGGGAACTGCGCAAGTCCTACGACCCGCGCTGGGTGCCCGTGGCCGTACAGACCGGGCTGCATCTGAGAACGATGCTCGACACCGCCCGGCTGCTGTGCGCGGAGGGCGGGCGTACGGAGGGTGGGTACACGGAGGGCGGGTGA
- the pepN gene encoding aminopeptidase N, whose amino-acid sequence MPGTNLTREEARQRATLLTVDSYEIDLDLSGAQEGGTYRSATTVRFDVTEGGTESFIDLVAPAVREVTLNGDPLDPDEVFKDSRIALAGLLEGPNVLRVVADCAYTNTGEGLHRFVDPVDQQAYLYTQFEVPDARRVFAAFEQPDLKATFQFTVKAPSGWTVISNSPTPEPRDDTWVFEPTPRLSTYITALIVGPYHSVHSVYEKDGQSVPLGIYCRPSLAEYLDSDAIFEVTRQGFDWFQEKFAYAYPFKKYDQLFVPEFNAGAMENAGAVTIRDQYVFRSKVTDAAYEVRAETILHELAHMWFGDLVTMEWWNDLWLNESFATYTSIACQAYAPDSRWPHSWTTFANSMKTWAYRQDQLPSTHPIMAEIRDLDDVLVNFDGITYAKGASVLKQLVAYVGMDEFFAGVQAYFKRHAYGNTRLSDLLGALEETSGRDLSTWSKAWLQTAGINILRPEIETDADGVITAFAIRQEAPALPAGAKGTASDDAAPPRGTLRPHRIAVGLYELDENTGKLVRDERVELDVDGELTAVPQLVGKRRPDVVLLNDDDLSYAKVRLDEQSLAFVTEHLGDFESSLPRALCWASAWDMTRDAELATRDYLSLVLSGIGKESDIGVVQSLQRQVKLAIELYADPAAREALLTRWTDATLAHLRSAEAASDHQLAWARAFASTARTPEQLDLLDALLEGTQTIEGLAVDTELRWSFVERLASVGRFDESEIAGEYERDRTAAGERHAATARAARPTEEAKAEAWAQVVESDKLPNSLQEAVISGFVQTDQRELLAPYTEKYFAAVKEAWDTRSHEIAQQIAIGLYPSIQVSQDTLDRTDTWLTTAEPNAALRRLVSESRSGVERALKAQAADAAADH is encoded by the coding sequence GTGCCTGGCACAAACCTGACTCGCGAAGAGGCGCGGCAGCGGGCAACGCTGCTCACCGTTGACTCGTACGAGATCGATCTCGACCTCTCCGGCGCGCAGGAGGGCGGGACCTACAGGTCCGCGACGACGGTGCGCTTCGATGTGACGGAGGGCGGCACCGAGTCCTTCATCGACCTGGTCGCCCCGGCCGTCCGCGAGGTGACGCTGAACGGCGACCCGCTCGACCCCGACGAGGTCTTCAAGGACTCGCGGATCGCGCTCGCGGGGTTGCTGGAGGGGCCCAACGTCCTGCGCGTCGTCGCCGACTGCGCTTACACCAACACCGGTGAGGGGCTGCACCGGTTCGTCGACCCCGTCGACCAACAAGCCTACCTCTACACCCAGTTCGAGGTGCCGGACGCCCGCCGCGTGTTCGCGGCCTTCGAGCAGCCCGACCTCAAGGCCACCTTCCAGTTCACCGTGAAGGCGCCCTCCGGCTGGACCGTCATCTCCAACTCCCCGACGCCCGAACCCCGGGACGACACCTGGGTGTTCGAGCCGACGCCGCGCCTCTCGACGTACATCACCGCGCTGATCGTCGGGCCGTACCACTCCGTGCACAGCGTGTACGAGAAGGACGGGCAGAGCGTGCCGCTGGGCATCTACTGCCGGCCCTCGCTCGCCGAGTACCTCGACTCGGACGCGATCTTCGAGGTCACGCGGCAGGGATTCGACTGGTTCCAGGAGAAGTTCGCCTACGCGTACCCCTTCAAGAAGTACGACCAGCTGTTCGTCCCGGAGTTCAACGCGGGCGCGATGGAGAACGCGGGCGCGGTGACCATCCGCGACCAGTACGTGTTCCGGTCCAAGGTGACCGACGCCGCGTACGAGGTGCGCGCCGAGACGATCCTGCACGAACTGGCCCACATGTGGTTCGGCGACCTGGTCACCATGGAGTGGTGGAACGACCTGTGGCTGAACGAGTCGTTCGCCACGTACACCTCGATCGCCTGCCAGGCCTACGCCCCCGACTCGCGCTGGCCGCACTCGTGGACCACGTTCGCCAACTCGATGAAGACGTGGGCGTACCGGCAGGACCAACTCCCGTCCACGCACCCGATCATGGCCGAGATCCGTGACCTGGACGACGTCCTCGTCAACTTCGACGGCATCACGTACGCCAAGGGCGCGAGCGTCCTGAAGCAGCTCGTCGCGTACGTCGGCATGGACGAGTTCTTCGCGGGCGTGCAGGCGTACTTCAAGCGCCACGCGTACGGCAACACCCGTCTGTCGGACCTGCTGGGCGCGCTGGAGGAGACCTCCGGGCGTGACCTGAGCACCTGGTCGAAGGCGTGGCTCCAGACGGCCGGCATCAACATCCTGCGCCCGGAGATCGAGACGGACGCGGACGGTGTCATCACCGCCTTCGCGATCCGCCAGGAGGCCCCGGCCCTGCCCGCCGGCGCGAAGGGCACTGCATCTGATGATGCGGCTCCGCCGCGTGGCACTCTCCGCCCGCACCGCATCGCGGTGGGCCTGTACGAACTCGACGAGAACACCGGCAAGTTGGTGCGCGACGAGCGTGTCGAGCTGGACGTGGACGGCGAACTCACCGCCGTACCGCAGCTGGTGGGCAAGCGTCGCCCGGACGTGGTGCTGCTCAACGACGACGACCTGTCGTACGCGAAGGTCCGCCTCGACGAGCAGTCCCTCGCGTTCGTCACCGAGCACCTCGGCGACTTCGAGTCCTCGCTGCCCCGCGCCCTGTGCTGGGCCTCGGCCTGGGACATGACGCGGGACGCCGAACTCGCCACCCGTGACTACCTGTCGCTCGTCCTGTCGGGCATCGGCAAGGAGTCCGACATCGGTGTCGTGCAGTCGCTCCAGCGGCAGGTGAAGCTCGCGATCGAGCTGTACGCCGACCCGGCCGCCCGCGAGGCCCTGCTCACCCGGTGGACGGACGCCACGCTGGCGCACCTGCGTTCCGCCGAGGCCGCGAGCGACCACCAGCTGGCGTGGGCCCGCGCGTTCGCGTCCACAGCCCGCACCCCGGAGCAACTCGACCTGCTGGACGCCCTGTTGGAGGGCACCCAGACGATCGAGGGCCTGGCCGTCGACACCGAGCTGCGCTGGTCGTTCGTCGAACGCCTCGCGTCCGTCGGCCGGTTCGACGAGTCGGAGATCGCCGGCGAGTACGAGCGGGACAGGACGGCCGCCGGTGAGCGCCACGCGGCGACCGCCCGTGCCGCCCGTCCGACCGAGGAGGCGAAGGCGGAGGCCTGGGCGCAGGTCGTCGAGTCCGACAAGCTCCCCAACTCCCTTCAGGAAGCGGTGATCTCGGGCTTCGTCCAGACCGACCAGCGCGAACTCCTGGCGCCGTACACGGAGAAGTACTTCGCGGCGGTCAAGGAGGCCTGGGACACCCGGTCGCACGAGATCGCCCAGCAGATCGCGATCGGCCTCTACCCGTCGATCCAGGTCTCCCAGGACACCCTGGACCGCACGGACACCTGGCTGACGACCGCCGAACCCAACGCGGCCCTGCGCCGCCTGGTCTCGGAGTCCCGCTCGGGCGTCGAGCGCGCGCTGAAGGCCCAGGCGGCGGACGCGGCCGCCGACCACTAG
- a CDS encoding TetR/AcrR family transcriptional regulator: MDDSTTDGTPGPRRSDATRTAILEAARERFATDGYERATIRAIAKDARIDPSMVMRYYGNKEGLFAAAVSYDLRLPDLASTPRGEVGRALVTHFLAMWEENEELTAMLRVGATNKGGAERMQGIFRDQLMPVARQACPDPEQAPARAGLVAAQLLGLALTRYVLRFPPTVALAREEIVAWLGPTLQRYLTAPSP; encoded by the coding sequence ATGGACGACAGCACCACCGACGGCACCCCCGGCCCCCGCCGCTCCGACGCCACCCGCACCGCCATCCTCGAAGCCGCGCGCGAGCGCTTCGCCACCGATGGCTACGAGCGCGCGACCATCCGCGCCATCGCCAAGGACGCGCGCATCGACCCGTCGATGGTGATGCGCTACTACGGCAACAAGGAGGGCCTGTTCGCGGCGGCCGTCTCCTACGACCTGCGGCTGCCGGACCTGGCCTCGACCCCGCGGGGCGAGGTCGGGCGGGCACTGGTCACGCACTTCCTCGCCATGTGGGAGGAGAACGAGGAGCTGACGGCGATGCTCCGGGTCGGCGCCACGAACAAGGGCGGGGCCGAGCGGATGCAGGGGATCTTCCGGGATCAGCTGATGCCGGTCGCGCGGCAGGCGTGCCCCGACCCGGAGCAGGCGCCGGCGCGTGCCGGGCTGGTCGCCGCCCAGCTCCTGGGGCTCGCGCTCACGCGCTACGTACTGCGCTTCCCGCCGACCGTCGCGCTGGCCCGCGAGGAGATCGTGGCCTGGCTCGGGCCCACCCTCCAGCGCTACCTGACGGCACCGAGCCCGTGA
- a CDS encoding SDR family NAD(P)-dependent oxidoreductase — translation MLLTDKTAVIYGAGGSIGGAVARAFAAEGARVHLVGRTLETLEAVAGDIKGIGIKDAEVAVVDALDETAVTEHLARVGDIDVSFNLVSRGDVQGLPITDMPVDAFLAPVINGTRANFITARAAARRMAERGSGVVLTLNSGSAHGSPMMGGTGPADAATDSLVRNLAMELGPRGVRAVGLWAAGIPETLTVEKLGKVNPDLNEAAIQGILDHLSSLRMTRRNPTLAEITATAVFLASDHAASITGTFVNVTGGMFPG, via the coding sequence ATGCTGCTCACCGACAAGACCGCGGTCATCTACGGCGCCGGCGGCTCGATCGGCGGTGCGGTCGCCCGCGCCTTCGCCGCCGAGGGAGCCCGCGTCCACCTCGTGGGACGCACCCTGGAGACGCTGGAGGCCGTGGCAGGTGACATCAAGGGCATCGGCATCAAGGACGCCGAGGTCGCCGTCGTCGACGCGCTCGACGAGACGGCCGTCACGGAACACCTCGCCCGCGTCGGCGACATCGACGTGTCCTTCAACCTCGTCTCGCGCGGCGACGTCCAGGGACTGCCGATCACCGACATGCCCGTCGACGCCTTCCTGGCGCCGGTGATCAACGGCACCCGCGCCAACTTCATCACCGCCCGCGCCGCCGCCCGCCGCATGGCCGAACGCGGCTCCGGCGTCGTCCTCACCCTCAACAGCGGTTCCGCGCACGGCAGTCCGATGATGGGCGGCACCGGCCCCGCCGACGCGGCGACCGACAGCCTCGTGCGCAACCTGGCGATGGAACTGGGCCCGCGCGGCGTGCGCGCCGTAGGACTGTGGGCCGCAGGCATCCCCGAGACCCTGACCGTCGAGAAGCTCGGCAAGGTCAACCCCGACCTCAACGAGGCCGCGATCCAGGGCATCCTCGACCACCTGTCGAGCCTGCGCATGACCCGCCGCAACCCCACCCTCGCGGAGATCACCGCGACCGCCGTCTTCCTCGCCTCGGACCACGCGGCGAGCATCACGGGCACGTTCGTGAACGTCACGGGCGGGATGTTCCCGGGCTGA
- a CDS encoding EamA family transporter — MASRPVLTAALTALAPISWGTTYAVTTQFLPPDRPLFTGLMRALPAGLVLLALARVLPRGAWWWKATVLGALNIGAFFPLLFLSAYRLPGGMAAVVGSVGPLIVVGLSAVLLGQRPTARSVLTGAVAAFGVSLVVLKAAGALDPVGVLAALASTASMSTGTVLTKRWGRPDGVGPLALTGWQLTAGGLLIAPVAFLVEGAPPALDGRAVGGYLYLALANTAIAYWLWFRGIGRLSATQVTLLGPLSPLTAAVVGWAALGQALTAVQVAGMALAFGATVFGQIGTRTPPVPVREVASRGNVVTQRRAATSVTQRS, encoded by the coding sequence ATGGCCAGTCGTCCGGTCCTGACGGCCGCCCTCACCGCCCTCGCCCCCATCTCCTGGGGCACCACCTACGCCGTCACCACCCAGTTCCTCCCGCCCGACCGCCCCCTCTTCACCGGCCTGATGCGCGCCCTCCCCGCCGGTCTCGTGCTCCTCGCGCTCGCCCGGGTGCTGCCGCGCGGTGCCTGGTGGTGGAAGGCGACGGTGCTCGGCGCGTTGAACATCGGTGCCTTCTTCCCGCTGCTGTTCCTGTCGGCGTACCGGCTCCCGGGCGGCATGGCGGCGGTGGTCGGCTCGGTCGGGCCGCTGATCGTCGTAGGCCTCTCGGCGGTGCTGCTGGGGCAGCGGCCCACGGCCCGGAGCGTGCTCACCGGTGCCGTCGCGGCCTTCGGCGTCAGTCTCGTCGTACTGAAGGCGGCCGGTGCGCTCGACCCGGTCGGCGTGCTCGCGGCCCTCGCGTCCACCGCCTCGATGTCCACCGGCACCGTGCTGACCAAGCGGTGGGGCCGCCCCGACGGCGTCGGCCCGTTGGCCCTCACCGGGTGGCAACTCACCGCCGGCGGGCTGCTGATAGCCCCCGTCGCCTTCCTGGTCGAGGGGGCACCGCCCGCGCTGGACGGCCGGGCGGTCGGCGGTTACCTGTACCTCGCGCTGGCCAACACGGCGATCGCGTACTGGCTCTGGTTCCGCGGCATCGGCCGGCTCTCCGCGACCCAGGTCACCCTCCTCGGCCCGCTCTCCCCGCTGACCGCGGCCGTCGTCGGCTGGGCGGCGCTCGGGCAGGCGCTCACGGCGGTGCAGGTGGCGGGGATGGCATTGGCGTTCGGGGCGACGGTGTTCGGGCAGATCGGTACGCGTACGCCTCCTGTTCCCGTTCGGGAGGTAGCGTCACGCGGGAATGTCGTTACGCAACGCCGCGCGGCGACATCTGTAACGCAACGCTCGTGA
- a CDS encoding DUF1203 domain-containing protein, which translates to MTTYTPRPIDPTVLKELRSADDAGRGMVPVLDEEGAAPLRCCLRRSEPGERIALVSYAPLRRWAAETGAEPGAYDEQGPVFIHVEECAGPAAGSGYPFANAHRVLRRYSAEGHILGGELVDTLDDDAFARAFADPSVVLVHVRAVEYGCCFYEVRRTG; encoded by the coding sequence ATGACGACGTACACGCCACGACCCATCGACCCGACAGTCCTGAAGGAGCTGCGCTCTGCTGACGACGCGGGGCGCGGAATGGTTCCCGTACTCGATGAGGAGGGCGCCGCTCCGCTCCGCTGCTGTCTGCGCCGCAGCGAGCCGGGTGAGCGGATCGCCCTCGTCTCCTACGCCCCGCTGCGGCGCTGGGCTGCGGAAACGGGCGCCGAGCCCGGGGCGTACGACGAACAGGGCCCGGTGTTCATCCACGTGGAGGAGTGCGCGGGGCCTGCGGCCGGCTCCGGGTATCCCTTCGCGAACGCCCACCGCGTGCTGCGCCGCTACTCGGCCGAGGGCCACATCCTGGGCGGCGAGCTGGTCGACACCCTCGACGACGACGCCTTCGCCCGGGCGTTCGCCGATCCGTCCGTGGTTCTCGTCCACGTCCGGGCGGTGGAGTACGGCTGCTGCTTCTACGAGGTACGCCGGACGGGCTGA